The DNA sequence GCGAGTGCTCGAACAATCCCAGATGATGGAATGAATTAGTGGTGACTTTCCGAGTTTCGATCAACTCAGGAAAAATGATCTCGAGAATCCCGGCGGCTCCCATACTCATTACAATCTCTGATGCAGAGTGCGATAGCGCCGTGAACAATTCCAAATTTATGCGTTCTGCCGCAACTGATTTCAAACCATTGGCATGTTTATTCACCCAGGCAAAAGTCTCTGGTTCGATTTTTGCGCCGAGACTGGCGGCAAATCGATAGGCCCTCAAAACCCGCAGCGGGTCTTCGACAAACGTGTTTTCGGAAATGGCTCGAATCGTCAAACTCTTGAGATCTTCGATACCACCCACGAGGTCAGTCACTGTATTTGGTTCACGTGAATTCCAGACGAGGGCATTTATCGTGAAATCGCGGCGAAGCACATCAGTTTCGATCGAGCCGCCAACGCAACCAGCAAAATCCATTGACACAGCTTCATCGGTCAAGACTACGCGAGCAGTATCACTCGACTCGTCAAGCGGAACAAAATGCCCATGCAATTCATCAGCTACACGTTTGGCAAAATCAAAAGCCGATCCATCTGCCACCGCATAATCAATATCTTTCGGCTTCGAATGGGCATTGAACCTTCCTAAAAGGGCATCGCGAAGGTAGCCGCCAACTATATATAGGTTGACGCCACAAGTTTCACTCAACGCTAGTACACGCTGATTAACAGTGTGATCTAATGGATTCGTGCCTTTTGGGAGTACTGCCAGCATGCCGACTCACTTAGAAGTCAGAGCTTTCTCAGGCCGCTTGTGACTGCAGCTTCTCAGCCTCTTCCTTCGAAATTTGCAAATGACCAGCTACATAAACAATGCCACCAAAGAGGCTCGTTAACGTAGTCAGACCAAGCCACATGATCGCATATGTGAGTGCGTGTGAGTTGTCGATACCCACCATTGTGAGGAAATAGGTGTAAGCCCATTCTCTGATGCCAATTCCGTTAAAGCTCGGTGTGACAAAGCCCAGCACAGCCACAGACGGATAGAAGACGAAGTAGTACCAGAGAGGGATTGTCGTGAGTCCCAACGCATATCCCATCAATATGTGAACGGTTACGACTACAACCTGCATCAATACTGAAAGTGCGAGCGAAACTCCGATCAAATTCTTGTCTTGCCAATAGACTTTTGCGCTGGAGTCGTTGAACTTTTTGGTGATGAAATTCTGGGGTCCAAGAATTTTCTGCGTCAATTTCGGCATAAACGGCAAAACGCCGAAAATTCCAATCGTACCAAGGAAAATTGGTGCCTTTAGAGCCCAGGCCATCTGACTTCCACCAGGACCAAGGAGTATTCCGAGGCTGGCAAACAAGAAGAGTACTGCTATCCCGACAGCGCGGTCAGCCAGGACCGAGTAGGCGGCTCCGCCGTAACGCCCTGTGCCCTTGGACAGATAGTAACAGCGGCTGAAATCTCCGCCGACAGTGGACGGCAGAAACAAGTTGAAGAACAGCCCGACAAAGCAGAACTGCACCAGTTTGAAGAATGGCTTACGGAGACCGACCGCATTAGCCAGCAATTGCCAGCGATATGCGTTGAGCAGGGTGCTCGAAAAATACATGATTACGGCGCCGCCAAGAAACCATAGATTGGCATGCATGGCGATTTCGAAACTTTTTGACAGGTCGATTTTGCCGAACAGAAAGAGGCTTGCGATCATGACGACACTAACGCCAATCTTCAACCGCATTTTCGTCCGGCTGGAAATATGAGGAATGTTAAAACGACGCGGCGCAGGAGACGCCTGGTACTGCTGTTCAAGCCGCTCCGCCAAATCCGGCTCAATGTCCAGAACTGGAGCCGAACTTGTTCGATTGGATACCATCGACAGTGAAGACCTCAGTGACAATCAGTAGTCATGTTATTGGACCGAGCGCCTCATTAAAACCCCAAATAATTAACTTCGGGGTCCAGACCCTTTCGGCCGCCTATTTCTCGACGCCGGCTCGAAAAAAACGGTAGAATTAAATATTCTGAAGTTATTAAGGGTCAGAATGACGTCGATCACCGGGGATATTTGGCGAGCTCTCGACGTCTTCATGTAACAGGTTAGAGCTGCCAGTGCGCATACTCGGCGCAATGATCTAAGATTTGAATAGAAGACAAGAAAGAGGTAGGCATTTTGTTGGAACGCAAAAGAGTAGCGAGAATCGGTATTCCGCTCCTGTCCTGCATGCTGTTTTTTGGGCTGCAGAGCTTGATGGTCAAAGGGGAGAAGAGCCCAAATCAGCCGCAGGTGATGAACCTGGATGGCGTTGTGC is a window from the Candidatus Melainabacteria bacterium genome containing:
- a CDS encoding HDIG domain-containing protein, whose translation is MLAVLPKGTNPLDHTVNQRVLALSETCGVNLYIVGGYLRDALLGRFNAHSKPKDIDYAVADGSAFDFAKRVADELHGHFVPLDESSDTARVVLTDEAVSMDFAGCVGGSIETDVLRRDFTINALVWNSREPNTVTDLVGGIEDLKSLTIRAISENTFVEDPLRVLRAYRFAASLGAKIEPETFAWVNKHANGLKSVAAERINLELFTALSHSASEIVMSMGAAGILEIIFPELIETRKVTTNSFHHLGLFEHSLETIPQLEKRLKLVPDWVLAGASKELSYGVSRLSATKVACILHDIGKPATWAINEDGRHTFYAHDSLGAEMCEVVADRMKWSRPVERFITKLVKWHLRPGALFHQGPPTEKAVRRFYRSVGEDVPELMLLAFADFGATCGPGLLEENRIALEKNWIELLENYSVYLNEDRQRTRLIDGNRLMKLLSIPAGPIIGEILSALDEAQEFKEVRNVSEAEAFVKNLYREKYFK
- a CDS encoding flippase-like domain-containing protein codes for the protein MVSNRTSSAPVLDIEPDLAERLEQQYQASPAPRRFNIPHISSRTKMRLKIGVSVVMIASLFLFGKIDLSKSFEIAMHANLWFLGGAVIMYFSSTLLNAYRWQLLANAVGLRKPFFKLVQFCFVGLFFNLFLPSTVGGDFSRCYYLSKGTGRYGGAAYSVLADRAVGIAVLFLFASLGILLGPGGSQMAWALKAPIFLGTIGIFGVLPFMPKLTQKILGPQNFITKKFNDSSAKVYWQDKNLIGVSLALSVLMQVVVVTVHILMGYALGLTTIPLWYYFVFYPSVAVLGFVTPSFNGIGIREWAYTYFLTMVGIDNSHALTYAIMWLGLTTLTSLFGGIVYVAGHLQISKEEAEKLQSQAA